One window from the genome of Rickettsiella endosymbiont of Xylota segnis encodes:
- the guaB gene encoding IMP dehydrogenase gives MKTIQEGLTFDDILLLPNHSVVLPKDVSLETQLTSKINLKIPLISAAMDTVTEAKLAIALAQEGGLGIIHKNMAIEAQTQQIRKVKNFESGMVRNPITVAPETTLRELLKLMATYSISGIPVIEKDQLVGIVTHRDIRFEESLDQPASQVMTPKERLITAKEQATSEEIIDLLHRHRLEKILIVDNQFRCRGLMTAKDLQKTKEKPYATKDQRGQLCVGAAVGVGASAKKRAISLIETGVDILCVDTAHGHAQSVIDMIKWLKDEYPDVSLIAGNIATAEAAQALATAGADAIKVGVGPGSICTTRIVTGVGVPQITAIMNVSAALKGKPVTIIADGGIRYSGDLCKALAAGAHAVMIGSLFAGTEEAPGEIELYQSQPYKAYRGMGSLGAMQQGSSDRYFQDTLESNKLVPEGIEGRIPYKGPLQTVIHHLLGGVRAGMGYTGSVDLADLHKKAQFIKLTAAGIRESHVHNVAITKEAPNYYRED, from the coding sequence ATGAAAACGATTCAAGAAGGGTTAACGTTTGACGATATACTATTGCTCCCAAATCATTCAGTGGTTTTACCTAAAGATGTATCACTTGAAACACAATTAACTTCTAAAATTAATTTGAAAATCCCTTTGATTTCAGCAGCCATGGATACCGTCACGGAAGCAAAGCTTGCAATAGCACTTGCTCAAGAAGGTGGCTTAGGCATTATTCATAAAAATATGGCTATAGAAGCACAAACCCAACAAATTAGAAAAGTAAAAAACTTTGAAAGTGGAATGGTAAGAAATCCTATCACTGTTGCTCCGGAAACAACTTTAAGAGAATTACTTAAACTAATGGCAACTTACTCAATTTCAGGGATACCCGTTATCGAAAAGGATCAGTTAGTCGGTATAGTCACACATAGAGATATACGGTTCGAAGAAAGCTTAGATCAACCCGCATCTCAAGTAATGACACCTAAAGAAAGACTCATCACAGCTAAAGAACAAGCTACGTCAGAAGAAATAATCGATTTACTGCATCGCCATCGTTTAGAAAAAATCTTAATTGTCGACAATCAATTTCGATGCCGTGGCTTGATGACAGCAAAAGATTTGCAAAAAACTAAAGAAAAACCCTACGCAACTAAGGATCAACGCGGTCAATTATGCGTAGGTGCGGCGGTAGGTGTAGGTGCCAGTGCTAAGAAACGTGCAATATCTTTGATTGAAACTGGTGTGGATATACTCTGTGTTGATACCGCACATGGTCATGCACAAAGCGTTATCGATATGATCAAGTGGTTAAAAGATGAATACCCAGATGTTTCTCTCATAGCAGGAAATATTGCTACTGCTGAAGCAGCACAGGCCTTAGCTACGGCAGGCGCAGATGCTATAAAAGTGGGGGTGGGGCCTGGGTCAATTTGTACAACTCGAATTGTGACGGGTGTTGGCGTTCCTCAAATTACAGCTATCATGAATGTTTCTGCTGCTCTAAAGGGCAAACCTGTAACTATTATCGCTGATGGTGGAATTCGTTATTCAGGAGATCTTTGTAAAGCATTGGCAGCTGGTGCACATGCAGTCATGATTGGCAGCTTGTTTGCAGGCACTGAAGAGGCGCCTGGAGAAATAGAACTTTATCAAAGTCAACCTTACAAAGCGTATCGTGGCATGGGCTCCTTAGGTGCCATGCAGCAAGGATCATCCGATCGTTATTTTCAAGATACTTTGGAGTCAAACAAACTCGTTCCTGAAGGCATAGAAGGAAGAATACCTTATAAAGGCCCTTTGCAAACAGTTATTCACCATTTATTAGGTGGAGTTAGAGCGGGTATGGGCTATACAGGAAGTGTTGATCTTGCTGATCTCCATAAAAAAGCACAATTTATAAAACTAACAGCTGCCGGCATAAGAGAAAGCCATGTTCATAATGTGGCGATTACCAAAGAAGCTCCTAATTATTACCGAGAAGATTGA
- the guaA gene encoding glutamine-hydrolyzing GMP synthase → MTIPKERILILDFGSQYTPLIARRIRELHIYCEIYPYDIPESEILAFAPKGIILSGGPETVTLDTTPRAPKIVFTLGCPVLGICYGMQTMAEQLGGKVVSCANREFGYAPALVATETELLTHIQDNPKKGKDALLDVWMSHGDHVEQLPPGFVVILNTPNTPIAGMADTTRHFYGLQFHPEVTHTRQGKKILARFVKKICQCQPSWTAPKILEHEIAEIKERVGKEKVLLALSGGVDSTVLAALLHKAIGKQLLCVFVNTGLLRITDKDSAIQALADDMDISVVKIDASERFINALKGITDPEEKRKTIGNLFVEIFEAEASKYPDIAWLAQGTIYSDVIESAGTSTQKAHAIKSHHNVGGLPDTLKLKLLEPLRELFKDEVCELGLELGLPSELIYKHPFPGPGLAIRVLGEVNQKNINLVRKADLILQEELREQNYYNKISQAFCVFLPINSVGVIGDARQYAPIIAIRAIETIDFMTARWAHLPYHLLETVSNRIINEVPGISRVVYDISGKPPATIEWE, encoded by the coding sequence ATGACTATTCCTAAAGAACGCATACTAATTCTCGATTTTGGCTCACAATATACGCCCCTAATTGCTCGACGCATCCGTGAATTACACATTTATTGCGAAATTTACCCTTATGATATCCCCGAGTCAGAAATTTTAGCCTTTGCTCCTAAAGGGATTATCCTATCCGGCGGCCCTGAAACAGTTACTTTAGATACAACCCCCCGCGCACCAAAAATAGTATTTACCTTAGGCTGTCCAGTTTTAGGTATTTGTTATGGTATGCAAACCATGGCTGAGCAACTCGGTGGTAAAGTCGTTTCCTGTGCAAACCGAGAATTCGGATATGCTCCTGCTTTAGTGGCGACAGAAACTGAACTATTAACCCATATTCAAGATAACCCGAAAAAAGGAAAAGATGCATTGTTGGATGTCTGGATGAGTCATGGTGATCATGTTGAACAACTTCCCCCAGGTTTTGTTGTTATATTAAATACTCCGAACACCCCTATTGCGGGTATGGCTGACACGACGCGTCATTTTTATGGTTTGCAGTTTCACCCAGAAGTGACTCATACCCGTCAAGGAAAAAAAATATTGGCTCGCTTTGTAAAAAAAATTTGCCAGTGTCAACCGAGTTGGACAGCGCCTAAAATTTTAGAACATGAGATTGCTGAAATAAAAGAGAGAGTAGGGAAGGAAAAGGTTTTACTAGCACTTTCAGGTGGTGTTGATTCTACTGTATTAGCTGCATTATTACATAAAGCTATCGGTAAACAATTATTATGTGTCTTTGTTAATACCGGTTTACTACGTATTACCGATAAAGACTCTGCGATACAAGCTTTAGCTGATGATATGGATATCTCTGTTGTAAAAATAGATGCCTCTGAACGTTTTATAAATGCTTTAAAAGGAATTACTGATCCCGAAGAAAAGCGTAAAACCATAGGTAATTTATTTGTTGAAATATTCGAAGCTGAAGCCAGTAAATACCCAGATATTGCTTGGTTAGCACAAGGAACTATCTATTCTGATGTCATTGAATCTGCTGGCACCAGTACTCAAAAGGCTCATGCTATTAAATCTCATCACAATGTAGGTGGACTTCCAGATACGCTTAAACTTAAGTTATTGGAACCCTTACGTGAATTATTTAAGGATGAAGTTTGTGAACTGGGCTTAGAATTAGGTTTGCCATCAGAGCTCATTTATAAACATCCTTTTCCGGGCCCTGGATTAGCTATACGCGTTTTAGGGGAAGTTAATCAAAAAAATATTAACCTTGTCCGTAAAGCCGATCTTATTTTACAAGAAGAGTTACGTGAGCAAAATTATTATAACAAAATAAGCCAAGCATTCTGTGTTTTTTTACCGATAAACTCTGTGGGAGTTATCGGAGACGCTCGTCAATATGCCCCAATTATTGCGATCCGCGCTATAGAAACCATAGATTTTATGACAGCTCGCTGGGCACATCTGCCTTATCATTTACTTGAAACTGTATCAAATCGAATTATTAATGAAGTGCCTGGTATTTCTCGAGTAGTTTATGATATTTCGGGTAAACCACCTGCAACAATAGAATGGGAATAA
- a CDS encoding AI-2E family transporter — protein sequence MLQLVKNWFSRYFLDPELAILWLFLLFIIIIFASLGKILAPVFVSVVMAYLLQWPISSLEKLRLPRIAAVLGVYISFVGLVILAIVGLLPLLFRQLSNLISELPVMAAKGQALLLYLPTRYPGYTSASQIQEWINQFKGELTHTGQGILSASLGYIPNVIAFAIYFVLVPLLVYFFLLDEKKIISWLTQYLPEKRRLISQVWTEVLTQTGNYVRGKALEMLIVWIVTYLSFAILGLQYAILLSVLVGISVIIPYIGAVMVTIPVLIIGFLEWGWTAHFAYLVAVYTLIITLDANVLVPFLFSEAVDLHPVTIIIAVLVFGGLLGFWGVFFAIPLASVVKAILNAISYKKVPAHKNKLC from the coding sequence ATGCTGCAACTTGTTAAAAATTGGTTTTCCCGATATTTTCTCGACCCAGAATTGGCTATTTTATGGCTATTCCTATTATTCATTATCATTATTTTTGCTTCTTTAGGTAAAATTTTAGCTCCGGTGTTTGTCAGTGTCGTTATGGCCTATTTACTACAATGGCCGATTAGTTCCTTAGAAAAGTTGCGTTTACCTCGAATTGCTGCAGTTTTAGGAGTGTATATTAGTTTTGTAGGTTTAGTTATCTTGGCGATTGTGGGTTTGTTACCATTATTATTTCGCCAATTAAGTAACTTAATTAGTGAACTACCTGTCATGGCTGCAAAAGGTCAAGCACTACTATTGTACCTCCCTACTCGTTACCCAGGCTATACATCAGCCAGTCAAATTCAAGAATGGATCAATCAATTTAAGGGTGAATTAACTCATACTGGACAAGGAATATTATCTGCATCATTAGGTTACATTCCCAATGTTATCGCCTTTGCCATTTATTTTGTCTTGGTCCCTTTGTTAGTGTATTTTTTCTTACTCGATGAAAAAAAAATAATCAGCTGGCTAACTCAATATTTACCTGAAAAACGTCGATTAATTTCTCAAGTCTGGACAGAAGTACTTACCCAAACAGGTAATTATGTAAGAGGGAAAGCTTTAGAGATGTTGATAGTTTGGATAGTTACTTATCTTTCATTTGCAATACTTGGTCTTCAGTACGCTATATTACTCAGCGTATTAGTTGGAATTTCGGTGATTATCCCTTATATAGGCGCAGTTATGGTAACTATTCCTGTCCTTATTATCGGATTTTTAGAATGGGGATGGACAGCGCATTTTGCATATCTGGTTGCGGTTTACACGTTAATTATCACATTGGATGCTAATGTCTTAGTTCCCTTTTTATTTTCTGAAGCTGTTGATCTACATCCAGTAACTATCATTATCGCTGTGCTGGTATTCGGTGGTTTACTAGGATTTTGGGGAGTATTTTTTGCTATACCTCTTGCTAGCGTGGTAAAAGCTATTTTAAATGCTATTTCTTACAAAAAAGTTCCTGCACATAAAAATAAATTATGTTAA
- a CDS encoding peroxiredoxin produces MLAINKFAPDFSLPATSGKIIGLKDLIGKNIILYFYPKDCTPGCTQEGKDFAENFKKFASLNTTILGISRDSLKLHEKFKSDQQFPFELLSDVDEKVCQLYHVLKEKTIYGRKTFGIERSTFLIDKLGVLRHEWRKVKVPGHVEKVLQAVGELS; encoded by the coding sequence ATGTTAGCTATAAACAAATTTGCACCTGATTTTAGTTTACCCGCTACTAGCGGTAAAATAATAGGTTTAAAGGATTTAATAGGTAAAAATATTATTTTGTATTTTTATCCTAAAGATTGTACGCCGGGATGTACGCAGGAAGGAAAAGATTTTGCAGAAAATTTTAAAAAATTTGCTTCTCTAAACACGACGATTTTAGGAATTTCACGCGATAGCTTGAAACTTCATGAAAAATTTAAGTCAGATCAGCAATTTCCTTTTGAGTTATTATCTGATGTAGATGAAAAAGTATGTCAGTTGTATCATGTGTTAAAAGAAAAAACTATCTATGGCAGGAAAACGTTCGGAATAGAACGAAGTACTTTTTTGATTGATAAATTAGGTGTTTTACGTCATGAATGGAGGAAGGTCAAAGTGCCTGGTCATGTAGAAAAAGTTTTACAAGCAGTCGGTGAATTAAGTTAA
- a CDS encoding glycine cleavage system protein R yields MENLVVVVLGLNENQLTDQVFRLVAHSGCHIVDARVNTTATHVTMTLLIGGAWNTIAKFETLIKKYEGQVLVARTQFRGAQPDSFPYSSYIVAPDIPDVLTKIIQFLSEQEVTLYNLHIESYKAPITEAAMLGISLSFGFPAHHLVADFREHFIVFCDENNFDVAMEPQKN; encoded by the coding sequence ATGGAAAACCTGGTTGTTGTTGTCCTAGGCCTTAATGAAAATCAGCTTACTGATCAAGTATTTAGGTTGGTTGCTCATAGCGGTTGCCATATTGTTGATGCGCGTGTAAATACCACTGCAACCCATGTCACAATGACCTTGTTGATCGGGGGAGCCTGGAATACCATCGCTAAATTTGAGACACTTATAAAAAAATATGAAGGTCAGGTTTTAGTTGCGCGTACCCAGTTTCGAGGTGCCCAACCTGATAGTTTTCCTTATTCTTCTTACATTGTGGCTCCTGATATACCGGACGTTTTAACGAAAATCATTCAATTTTTATCTGAACAGGAAGTAACACTTTACAACCTTCATATAGAGTCATATAAAGCGCCGATAACAGAAGCAGCAATGCTTGGTATATCTTTGTCGTTTGGTTTTCCTGCGCATCATTTAGTAGCAGACTTTCGTGAACACTTTATTGTATTTTGTGATGAAAACAATTTTGATGTAGCTATGGAACCCCAAAAAAATTAG
- the smpB gene encoding SsrA-binding protein SmpB produces MNSKKALQDTIIALNRRARHDYFIEQSIEAGLVLQGWEVKSLRSGRAQLTESYVVLKNGEAWLLGCHITPLATISTHHSHPDPTRTRKLLLNERELSKFAGSIMRKGYTLIALKLYWKKNRVKLEVGLAKGKQEHDKRASIKEKDWQREKMRLGRLSR; encoded by the coding sequence ATGAATTCAAAGAAAGCATTGCAAGACACAATAATTGCACTAAATAGACGCGCTCGTCATGATTATTTTATTGAACAATCTATCGAAGCTGGCTTAGTTTTGCAGGGATGGGAGGTCAAAAGTCTTCGTAGTGGTCGAGCTCAACTGACGGAAAGTTATGTGGTATTAAAAAATGGTGAGGCATGGCTTTTAGGTTGTCATATTACTCCTCTTGCTACAATATCTACTCATCATAGTCATCCTGATCCGACTCGTACGCGTAAGCTTCTCCTCAATGAACGAGAGCTAAGTAAATTTGCCGGAAGCATTATGCGTAAAGGGTATACGCTTATCGCACTAAAGCTTTATTGGAAAAAAAATCGGGTTAAGTTAGAAGTGGGTTTAGCAAAGGGTAAGCAGGAGCATGATAAGCGAGCTAGCATCAAGGAAAAAGATTGGCAACGCGAAAAAATGCGTTTAGGACGTTTATCGAGGTAA
- a CDS encoding type II toxin-antitoxin system RatA family toxin, with protein MPFIQHSLEVPYNVSEMYKLVNHIEKYSEFLPWCTESQIISQDEDSIQARLTLTGGGLSKSFTTSNRLQKNKLIEISLIDGPFKHLEGYWSFETSPQGSKINLNLEFEFSTRLLALAFSPIFEKVANTLVQAFSERAKQVYGDRKFENNIYQDN; from the coding sequence ATGCCATTTATTCAACATTCTTTAGAAGTGCCTTACAATGTGTCGGAGATGTATAAGCTCGTCAACCACATCGAAAAATATAGTGAATTTCTTCCTTGGTGTACCGAAAGCCAAATCATTAGCCAGGATGAAGATAGTATACAAGCCCGTCTTACATTGACTGGTGGAGGGCTTTCGAAAAGCTTCACCACATCAAACAGGTTACAAAAAAACAAATTGATTGAAATTAGTCTAATCGATGGTCCTTTTAAACATTTAGAAGGGTATTGGTCTTTTGAAACAAGCCCCCAAGGATCTAAGATCAATTTAAACTTGGAATTTGAATTTTCTACACGTTTGTTAGCACTGGCTTTTTCTCCTATTTTTGAGAAAGTAGCCAATACATTAGTACAAGCTTTTTCTGAGCGTGCTAAACAGGTTTATGGGGATCGTAAATTTGAAAACAACATTTACCAAGACAATTAA
- a CDS encoding RnfH family protein, producing the protein MSFFQVEVVFADSLKQKLIKISVPDNTCISAVIELSGILLDFPSIDLNKNKVGIFGKLCNLQAKVKAGDRIEIYQPLIIDPKKIRINRAKKQKTT; encoded by the coding sequence ATGTCATTTTTTCAAGTTGAAGTGGTATTTGCCGATAGCCTGAAACAAAAACTTATAAAAATTTCTGTCCCTGATAATACTTGTATCTCTGCAGTCATAGAACTTTCTGGTATTTTGTTAGATTTTCCAAGCATCGATCTAAATAAAAATAAGGTTGGGATTTTCGGAAAATTATGCAATCTGCAGGCTAAAGTCAAAGCAGGAGATAGAATAGAAATATATCAACCACTTATAATAGATCCTAAAAAAATTAGGATAAATCGTGCCAAAAAACAAAAAACGACTTAA
- a CDS encoding outer membrane protein assembly factor BamE: MKKLLISLFLTLLISGCNIVYRPDVQQGNILQQSTIDQLELGMTKEQVRYLLGSCVLQSPFQSDRQDYIYFLQPGHGEPIQRRVTLIFSNGRLQNIEKSALN, encoded by the coding sequence ATGAAAAAGTTGCTTATAAGTTTATTTTTAACATTACTGATTTCTGGTTGTAATATTGTCTATCGACCGGATGTCCAGCAAGGCAATATACTGCAGCAGTCTACCATAGACCAGTTAGAACTCGGTATGACTAAGGAGCAAGTTCGTTATCTATTGGGTAGTTGCGTATTACAGTCTCCTTTTCAATCGGATCGTCAAGATTATATTTATTTCCTTCAACCAGGTCATGGTGAGCCTATTCAAAGACGCGTTACGCTTATTTTTTCCAACGGACGTTTACAAAATATTGAAAAATCAGCACTTAATTAA
- the fur gene encoding ferric iron uptake transcriptional regulator translates to MDNQQLRQAGLKVTVPRLKILELLEQAKTRHLSAEDIYKTLLESGEDIGLATVYRVLTQFESAGLVKRQNFEDSYSVFELNQGPHHDHLVCIKCGKVDEFVDKIIEQRQKIVAKQANYQMTDHSLIIYGVCNKCFKKQKLKLNK, encoded by the coding sequence ATGGATAATCAACAACTACGCCAAGCAGGTTTAAAAGTAACAGTCCCTAGATTAAAAATACTTGAGTTACTTGAACAAGCTAAAACACGTCATTTAAGTGCTGAAGATATCTATAAAACCTTATTAGAATCCGGTGAAGATATAGGTTTAGCCACAGTCTATCGAGTATTAACTCAATTTGAAAGTGCAGGTTTGGTTAAGCGTCAAAACTTTGAAGATTCTTATTCGGTGTTTGAATTGAACCAGGGGCCCCATCATGATCATTTAGTCTGTATCAAATGCGGAAAAGTTGACGAATTTGTTGATAAAATCATCGAACAACGCCAAAAGATTGTTGCAAAACAAGCTAATTATCAAATGACTGACCACAGTCTAATTATTTATGGGGTTTGTAATAAATGTTTTAAAAAGCAAAAGCTTAAATTAAATAAATAA
- the pyk gene encoding pyruvate kinase encodes MKRFKRTKIVATLGPSTDKAGVLQAMIAAGLDVVRLNFSHGKAEDHIKRANYVRECAKAAGREIAIMADLQGPKIRIARFKTGSIFLKKDALFILDADLDKEAGDESSVGIDYKQLPRDVHRGDLLLLDDGRLVLKVKKIQKNKIFCLVEVGGELSNNKGINRKGGGLSAVALTNKDKKDLKIAVKLNADYIAISFPRSAADMNLARNLLKKAKGHAGLIAKIERSDAIPVIDEIIRASDAVMVARGDLGVEIGDAELPAVQKHIIQRARSLDKAVITATQMMESMIHNAIPTRAEVFDVANAVLDGTDAVMLSAETATGDHPALVVMAMARICLGAEKQAKTRVSRHRVECQFYRADEAIAMAAMYTANHYDIKAIIALTESGATPLWMSRIRSGIPIYGLAHSLKTSRRLALYRGVYPLYFNIDKMHKENIGQLAIKELEKHGFLQKGEKVLITYGDLLKTTGGTNTLKILEVD; translated from the coding sequence ATGAAACGATTTAAACGAACCAAGATTGTGGCTACGTTAGGTCCATCAACCGATAAAGCAGGTGTTTTACAAGCAATGATAGCTGCAGGCTTAGATGTCGTGCGCTTAAATTTTTCACACGGTAAAGCAGAAGATCATATTAAACGAGCTAATTATGTTCGCGAATGTGCAAAAGCTGCGGGTCGAGAAATTGCCATTATGGCGGATTTACAGGGACCAAAAATTCGTATTGCGCGTTTTAAAACGGGTTCTATTTTTTTAAAAAAAGATGCTTTGTTTATTTTAGATGCTGATTTAGATAAGGAAGCTGGCGATGAATCATCAGTAGGTATTGATTATAAACAGTTACCACGAGATGTTCATCGTGGCGATCTGTTGTTGCTTGATGATGGACGTTTAGTATTAAAAGTCAAAAAAATACAGAAAAATAAAATATTTTGCCTTGTAGAAGTAGGTGGAGAATTATCCAATAATAAGGGTATTAATCGAAAAGGCGGAGGGCTTTCTGCTGTAGCGTTGACAAACAAGGATAAAAAAGATTTAAAAATAGCAGTAAAATTAAATGCTGATTATATTGCAATTTCTTTCCCGCGCAGCGCAGCCGATATGAATCTAGCTCGAAATTTATTAAAGAAAGCAAAGGGCCATGCAGGACTGATTGCAAAAATAGAACGTAGTGATGCTATTCCTGTTATTGATGAAATTATTCGTGCTTCCGATGCAGTGATGGTGGCTCGTGGTGATCTAGGAGTTGAAATTGGTGATGCTGAATTACCTGCTGTGCAAAAACATATCATTCAACGGGCGCGGTCTTTAGATAAAGCAGTGATAACGGCAACGCAGATGATGGAATCAATGATTCATAATGCTATTCCTACCCGAGCAGAAGTTTTTGATGTCGCGAATGCTGTACTAGATGGCACGGATGCCGTTATGTTATCTGCAGAAACTGCTACAGGGGATCATCCTGCTTTAGTGGTGATGGCTATGGCACGTATTTGTTTAGGAGCGGAAAAGCAAGCTAAGACACGGGTATCTCGCCATCGCGTCGAATGCCAATTTTATCGCGCTGATGAAGCCATAGCGATGGCGGCTATGTACACTGCCAATCATTATGATATTAAGGCTATTATTGCCTTAACTGAATCAGGAGCGACACCTTTGTGGATGTCTCGGATTCGTTCTGGAATTCCTATCTACGGTTTAGCACATAGTTTAAAAACATCACGCCGATTAGCATTGTATCGTGGCGTTTATCCCTTATATTTTAATATTGATAAAATGCATAAAGAAAATATTGGTCAGTTAGCGATTAAAGAATTAGAGAAACATGGGTTTTTACAAAAAGGAGAAAAAGTTTTAATTACCTATGGCGATTTATTAAAGACTACTGGTGGTACCAATACGCTCAAGATTTTAGAAGTAGACTAG
- a CDS encoding phosphoglycerate kinase, translating to MALISLEDLNLQDKRVLIREDFNVPLNKGMITSDARIKAALPTIQYALKKGAAVILLSHLDRPNEGFVTPKLSLAPIAARLQELLGHPVKFITDWLNGFKILPGEVVLCENVRFQTGEKKNDPILAKKIAKLADIFVMDAFATAHRSEASTVGVAQFSPQVCAGLLLMSELKALSKALENPARPLLAIVGGAKVSTKLTLLSSLLNKVNLLILGGGIANTFLVAQGYSVGRSLFEIDLVNEAKKLLELSKQLQVEIVLPIDVIVATEISATAEATVKKLTEIKKNEMILDVGPESIIYYTEFVRRAASILWNGPLGVFELAPFQQGTRALSYSIANSPAFSIAGGGDTLAAIEKYGIADKVSYISTGGGAFLEFIQGNTLPALAILQERTGETQQ from the coding sequence TTTAATGTGCCTTTAAATAAAGGCATGATTACCAGTGATGCGCGGATTAAAGCCGCGTTACCAACCATTCAATATGCCTTAAAGAAAGGTGCTGCAGTTATTTTGCTTTCCCATTTAGATAGACCCAATGAAGGATTTGTTACTCCTAAGCTTTCTTTAGCTCCAATCGCAGCACGATTACAAGAGTTATTAGGTCATCCAGTAAAATTCATCACTGATTGGTTGAATGGGTTTAAAATTTTACCCGGCGAAGTCGTATTGTGTGAAAATGTTCGATTTCAAACAGGAGAAAAGAAAAACGATCCTATTTTAGCTAAAAAAATTGCAAAATTGGCTGATATTTTTGTCATGGATGCATTTGCTACCGCCCATCGCAGTGAAGCATCTACCGTGGGAGTAGCACAATTTTCACCACAGGTTTGCGCAGGTTTATTATTAATGTCGGAATTAAAAGCACTAAGTAAAGCATTGGAAAATCCAGCTAGACCGTTATTAGCTATCGTCGGCGGTGCAAAGGTTTCTACTAAATTAACATTATTGTCGTCTTTACTTAATAAAGTGAATTTATTAATTCTTGGTGGAGGAATAGCCAATACCTTTTTAGTGGCACAAGGGTATTCTGTAGGTCGATCTTTATTTGAGATTGATCTGGTAAATGAGGCAAAAAAACTTTTAGAATTATCAAAACAGCTACAAGTAGAGATTGTGCTACCGATAGATGTTATTGTAGCAACAGAAATTTCTGCGACCGCTGAGGCCACTGTTAAAAAGCTAACTGAAATAAAAAAGAATGAAATGATTTTAGATGTTGGACCAGAGTCAATTATATATTATACCGAGTTTGTACGTCGAGCAGCGAGTATTTTATGGAATGGCCCCCTTGGTGTTTTTGAATTAGCCCCATTTCAACAAGGAACGCGTGCTTTGAGCTATTCTATAGCCAATAGTCCAGCTTTTTCCATCGCAGGAGGTGGTGATACTTTGGCTGCCATCGAAAAATATGGTATTGCTGATAAAGTTTCTTACATATCAACGGGTGGAGGGGCTTTTCTTGAGTTTATACAAGGAAACACTTTACCTGCTTTAGCGATATTACAAGAACGAACAGGGGAAACACAGCAATGA